The DNA sequence TTCACGGCCGCGATCACGTCGGAAGACTGGCCGAGCTTGATGCGGGTGGCCACCATGGGCACGGTGCCGGCAGACAGGAGGTACTTGGAAGTCAGCGGGTTGCCGTTCTCGACCGCGAACAGCGCCATTTCGGTCACGTCGGACATGCTGGTTTCCATCGTCACCGGGACCACGGCGCCGTTCTCGGCGATCTCGGGGGCGGTGATTTCGATGTCGCCGGGGGTCAGGTCGGTCGTGCCCAGCGTTGCCTGCAGCGAGTTGTCGATGCCTTCGGCTTGGAAGGCATCCGCGGGCCAGGCGGCCAGCAGCTGGCTGGGGGCCAGGAGGCCGGCTCCGACGGCGACGCCGACGGTGCCGGCAGCCAGGGTGCCTTTCAGGAAGACACGACGCTTGTTACTGGTCATGGAGATCTCCTCTCATCTTTGGGTCGTTCCGGATCGTCCGGGGCGTGGGTTGGTACGCCTGCAATACGGACGTAGGTAAGACTAATCTATTCCCACAGGGTTTCACGAATTTTCCACAGGGCCGTTGCTCGGCTGCAGAAGCTTCCCCGGGGGGAACGGGCCGCGGGCCCTTCCCGTCCACCCATCGGGCGGGAACGGACGAAGGAGTATAGACCACCCGTTCGGGATCCACCGGCGTGCACGGCCGACCGCGCCCATCGGCGCGCAGGATGCAGCCGATCAACGTTGCGGGCGGCTTCCGGTCTCATTCATGCGTGCGTTGCAGCGTGGCTGGGGGTGGCCGAGCGCGCCATCGGCGTTAGACTGATGCCTTCGCCCCGAGACAACGCCGTAGCCGATGCCCTGCAAAGCCCACCTTGTCCTGATCCTGGTCGTCGTCCTCCTGGGAACCCTGCAGATATTGGCCAGCTGCGGGCAGAAGGGGGATCTGTATTTCCCTGAGGATCTGCCCGAGGAGCAGCGCTGATGGATCACTTCGATCTGCGCAACGGCGTGCTGCACTGCGAGTCGGTGCCGCTGACCGAGATCGCCGAGGCGGTCGGTACGCCGGCCTATGTGTACTCGCGCGCGACGCTGACCCGCCACTACCACGCCTTCGCCGATGCGCTCGAGGGCATCCCGCACCAGGTCTGCTTCGCGGTCAAGGCGAATTCCAGCCTGGCCGTACTGAACGTGCTCGCGCGCCTCGGTGCCGGCTTCGACATCGTGTCGGGGGGCGAACTCGAGCGGGTGCTGCGCGCCGGCGGCGAGCCCGGCAGGGTGGTCTTCTCCGGGGTCGGCAAGACCGCCGCCGAGATGCGCCGCGCGCTGCAGGTCGGTATCCATTGCTTCAACGTCGAATCCGGGCCGGAGCTCGAACTGCTCGATGCGGTGGCGGGGGACATGGGCCTGCGCGCGCCGATCGCGATCCGGGTGAATCCGGACGTGGATGCGGAGACGCACCCGTACATCGCGACCGGCCTGCGCGAAAACAAGTTCGGGGTGGACATCGCGGCCGCGCACGCGTTGTACCTCGAGGCCGCGCGCCTTCCGCATCTGGACATCCGCGGCGTCGGATTCCACATCGGCTCGCAGCTGACGCGGCTGACCCCGTTCACCGATGCGCTCCAGCGGGTACTGGCGCTCGCCGACGATCTGGAGCGAGACGGGATCAGGCTGGCGCACATCGACGTCGGCGGCGGCCTCGGCGTGCGCTACCGCGACGAGACGCCGCCCGAGCCCGCCGACTACGCCACCGCACTGCGCGAACTGCTCGCCGGCCGGAACTGGCCGGTACTGCTCGAGCCGGGGCGGGCGATTGCCGCGAACGCGGGCGTGTTTCTGACCCGGGTCGAGTTCCTGAAACACACGGCGCACAAGGACTTCGCGGTCGTCGATGGCGCGATGAACGACCTGATCCGCCCCGCGCTGTACGGCGCCTGGCAGGAGATCGTTCCGGTGTCCCCCCGCGACGGGACGCAGCGGCGCTACGATGTGGTCGGGCCGGTTTGCGAGACCGGCGATTTCCTCGGCCGCGAGCGCGAGCTGGTGCTCGCCCCGGGCGATCTGCTCGCGGTGCGTTCCGCCGGTGCCTATGGATATGTGATGGCGAGCAACTACAACAGCCGGCCGCGCCCCCCGGAGGTGATGGTCGACGGCGACCGCTATTACATCGTGAACCGTCGCGAGCAGGTGGATCACCTGATGATGCGCGAAAGCATGCTGCCGGGGGCGGACTGATGGAACGCCGGCCGGAACCGGAGCTGATGCTCGACCCGGAACAGGCCCGGGCCTACGCCGAGGCCGATTTTGCCGAGCCGCACGAGCACTTCGTCGATCTGTTCGCGGAACGTTTTCCCGACATGGCCGGCGGAGCGGTACTGGACCTGGGCTGCGGCCCGGGTGACGTGAGCCTGCGGCTGGCCGCGCGGTATCCGGCCTGCGTGGTCCACGGGATCGACGGCGCGCAGGCGATGCTGGCCGCGGGCGCGGCCTGGTGCCGGGCGCATCCCGCCGGTTCGCGCGTGCAGCTGCGCATGGGGCGGTTGCCGGACGCACAGGCTCCAGGCGCTCCGTACGAGACGATCGTATCCAACAGTCTGCTGCACCACCTGCACGATCCACGGGTGCTCTGGGATGTGATCCTGCGCGATGGCGCGCCCGGGGCACGGGTGTTCGTAATGGATCTTTGCCGGCCCGAATCCGCACAGCGGGTATCGGAGCTGGTGGCCCGCCATGCGGCGACTGCGCCGGAAGTGCTGCGGCGCGACTTCGAAAACTCGCTGTACGCCGCGTTCACGCCCGGGGAAGTGCGCGCGCAACTCGGCGACGCCGGCCTCGAGGCATTTCAAGTCGAGCAGGTCAGCGATCGCCATCTGGTGGCCTGGGGCCGCCTGTGATTCGGCGAAGCTGCGAGGCACCGGATTGACACGGACAAGGCGACGATGAAACTCGCGTTCACCAAGATGCACGGCCTGGGCAACGACTTCGTCGTGATCGACGGCGTGCGCCAGCAAGTGGACCTGGACCCGGAGGCGATCCGTTTCCTGGCCGACCGCCATTTCGGAATCGGCTGCGACCAGGTGCTGCTGGTCGAGCGGCCGGTGGATCCGTCGCGGGCGCTGTTCCGCTACCGGATCTTCAATGCCGACGGCGGCGAGGTCGAGCAGTGCGGGAACGGCGCCCGCTGCTTCGCGGTGTTCGTCCGGGAGCAGGGTCTGACGCAGGCCGATACGATCCCGGTCGAGACGCTGGCGGGTCCGATCGAACTCCAGGTCGAACCCGACGGCCAGGTCACGGTGAACATGGGCCGCCCCCGCTTCCATCCCGACCAGCTTCCGTTTCTGGCGCCCATCGAGGCCGACGAGTACCCGCTCGAGGTCGCTGGCGAATCCCTGCGCATCGGCGCGGTGTCGATGGGCAACCCTCACGCGGTATTGCTGGTCGACGCGGTGGCGACCGCGCAGGTCGGGCGGCTGGGCCCGGCGATCGAGCGCCATCCGCGCTTTCCCGACCGGGTCAACGTCGGCTTCGCGGCCGTGCGCTCGCGCGACCACATCGACCTGCGCGTATGGGAAC is a window from the Thioalkalivibrio paradoxus ARh 1 genome containing:
- the lysA gene encoding diaminopimelate decarboxylase is translated as MDHFDLRNGVLHCESVPLTEIAEAVGTPAYVYSRATLTRHYHAFADALEGIPHQVCFAVKANSSLAVLNVLARLGAGFDIVSGGELERVLRAGGEPGRVVFSGVGKTAAEMRRALQVGIHCFNVESGPELELLDAVAGDMGLRAPIAIRVNPDVDAETHPYIATGLRENKFGVDIAAAHALYLEAARLPHLDIRGVGFHIGSQLTRLTPFTDALQRVLALADDLERDGIRLAHIDVGGGLGVRYRDETPPEPADYATALRELLAGRNWPVLLEPGRAIAANAGVFLTRVEFLKHTAHKDFAVVDGAMNDLIRPALYGAWQEIVPVSPRDGTQRRYDVVGPVCETGDFLGRERELVLAPGDLLAVRSAGAYGYVMASNYNSRPRPPEVMVDGDRYYIVNRREQVDHLMMRESMLPGAD
- the lptM gene encoding LPS translocon maturation chaperone LptM, giving the protein MPCKAHLVLILVVVLLGTLQILASCGQKGDLYFPEDLPEEQR
- the soxY gene encoding thiosulfate oxidation carrier protein SoxY, translating into MTSNKRRVFLKGTLAAGTVGVAVGAGLLAPSQLLAAWPADAFQAEGIDNSLQATLGTTDLTPGDIEITAPEIAENGAVVPVTMETSMSDVTEMALFAVENGNPLTSKYLLSAGTVPMVATRIKLGQSSDVIAAVKSGGTWYSAAREVKVTIGGCGG
- a CDS encoding class I SAM-dependent methyltransferase, whose translation is MMERRPEPELMLDPEQARAYAEADFAEPHEHFVDLFAERFPDMAGGAVLDLGCGPGDVSLRLAARYPACVVHGIDGAQAMLAAGAAWCRAHPAGSRVQLRMGRLPDAQAPGAPYETIVSNSLLHHLHDPRVLWDVILRDGAPGARVFVMDLCRPESAQRVSELVARHAATAPEVLRRDFENSLYAAFTPGEVRAQLGDAGLEAFQVEQVSDRHLVAWGRL
- the dapF gene encoding diaminopimelate epimerase, with translation MKLAFTKMHGLGNDFVVIDGVRQQVDLDPEAIRFLADRHFGIGCDQVLLVERPVDPSRALFRYRIFNADGGEVEQCGNGARCFAVFVREQGLTQADTIPVETLAGPIELQVEPDGQVTVNMGRPRFHPDQLPFLAPIEADEYPLEVAGESLRIGAVSMGNPHAVLLVDAVATAQVGRLGPAIERHPRFPDRVNVGFAAVRSRDHIDLRVWERGAGETLACGTGACAAMAVARRRGLVDDRIRVDLPGGSLVLSWSGESDQPVWMTGPATTVFHGRIER